The window TCAACCTTCTCGACGCCGATCCGCCACTGGTCAACTGGGAACAGTCCTACGACGCATTCACCCACAGTCCCAAGGGCAGGCGCCTCAAGCTCTCCGTGACCTACCGTCCCGGGAACTGAGGAGGGGCTGTCCCCGCAGGGGAACGGGCGGCAGCGCCGCCCCGGGTCGCGCCGTTCCTTCGGCTCTATGGCCTAGCCGATCTGGTCAGCCGAAGGTGCGACGCAATACGGATTCGTAGACTCCGTCGCCGAACCACTTGCGGATAAACATCAGCGGGCGCGCGGTCGCGCCCTTCACGTACCGCCGCCGTGGTCGGGCGGCGGTCGCCGCCTCGACGAACACGCGGGCGAGCACTTTGGCGTCGGTGCCGCGACTCGCGGCCTTGGGGGGACGAGTTGGGTGAGGTGGGCGAGGCCGAACAGGTTCACCTCGAACTGGTATCTGGCGTCTTCGAGCGGGATGTCCTCGACCGTCCCGTAGAGGCCGAAGCCCGCGTTGTTGATCAGAACGTCGATGCGTCCGTCGGCGTCGATGATCCGGCGCACGGCCCGCTCGTTGTCCTCGCCCTTCGAGACATCCATCTCGACCGGGGTGATGCCGTGTTCGGACAGATCCTCCATGCGCCGCCCGGCGCGCGCCCGCGTAGACGGTGTGGCCCGCGCGGGCCAGCAGGATCGCCGCCTCCCGGCCCATGCCGGAGGAGGCTCCCGTGACAAATATGACCTTGCCCAAGGCGTTGCTCCTTCTCTTGGTATTGGCTGAGGAAATGTCAAAGACGCGGATTGAGCCGGAACCGTCCCGAAGCAAGCCACCACCGTGTCCGCGTCCCGCCGAGGCGGCCCAGCAATCTAATGGCGACGGAGACCCAAAGGCTGCATGCTGCCACGGGTGACGCCCAAGCCCATGCGCAACCGGGTGAGGCTCCGTGGGCCGTCCTCGCTCCCTTCGGTCTTCAGCGGCTCGGTCCTCGACTGCGATCTGGCCCCGCAAGGCGGTGTTATCTCCGAGCGTCACCGCGTGGTTTTCGCGGCGGCGGATGTCCCGTAGAACTTGGTCAAGCGCGTCAACCTGCCCGTGCCGCCGTTCGACTTGCCGCCATACGGTGTCGTCCT of the Candidatus Palauibacter soopunensis genome contains:
- a CDS encoding SDR family NAD(P)-dependent oxidoreductase, translated to MEDLSEHGITPVEMDVSKGEDNERAVRRIIDADGRIDVLINNAGFGLYGTVEDIPLEDARYQFEVNLFGLAHLTQLVPPRPRVAAPTPKCSPACSSRRRPPPDHGGGT